From one Streptococcus pneumoniae genomic stretch:
- the cps4B gene encoding capsular polysaccharide biosynthesis protein Cps4B: protein MIDIHSHIVFDVDDGPKTQAETRALLEESYRQGVRTIVSTSHRRKGMFETPEEKIAANFTQVKEIAKEVADDLTILYGAEIYYTSDVLEKLEQKRIPTLAQTGYALIEFSMSTPYKEIHTALGKIQRLGITPVVAHIERYHCLENDVKKVRDLINMGCYMQINSSSVLKPKLFGDKYKFMKKRAQFFLEHDLVHFVASDMHNLDNRPPYMEEAYQIISKKYGQAYARKLFKENQELLLADEII, encoded by the coding sequence ATGATTGATATTCATTCTCATATCGTGTTTGATGTTGATGACGGCCCTAAAACGCAGGCAGAAACTCGAGCTTTATTAGAAGAAAGTTACCGCCAAGGAGTTCGGACCATTGTTTCGACCTCTCACCGCAGAAAAGGTATGTTTGAAACGCCTGAAGAGAAAATTGCGGCGAATTTTACACAAGTGAAAGAAATCGCAAAAGAGGTTGCAGATGATTTGACCATTCTCTACGGGGCAGAAATTTACTATACCAGTGATGTCCTTGAAAAATTGGAGCAAAAACGGATCCCAACGCTTGCCCAAACAGGTTATGCTCTCATTGAGTTTAGTATGAGTACCCCTTATAAGGAAATTCATACAGCACTTGGGAAAATTCAGCGTTTAGGAATCACACCTGTTGTTGCTCATATCGAACGCTATCATTGTTTAGAAAATGACGTGAAAAAAGTCAGAGATTTGATCAATATGGGTTGCTATATGCAGATTAACAGCTCAAGCGTCTTAAAACCAAAATTATTTGGGGATAAATATAAATTTATGAAAAAACGAGCTCAATTTTTCCTAGAGCATGATTTGGTTCATTTTGTAGCCAGTGACATGCATAATTTGGATAATCGCCCTCCTTATATGGAGGAAGCTTATCAGATTATTTCCAAAAAATACGGACAAGCCTATGCTCGTAAACTATTTAAAGAAAACCAAGAACTGCTTTTAGCAGATGAAATTATTTAG